A single Triticum dicoccoides isolate Atlit2015 ecotype Zavitan chromosome 2A, WEW_v2.0, whole genome shotgun sequence DNA region contains:
- the LOC119355967 gene encoding protein WHAT'S THIS FACTOR 9, mitochondrial-like, translating to MQKVRLKWVKNRGLDHIIDRTTSIRASCLMLDYLARQPSSPVPARALARFQKPLGLTVPVLRFLRRHPTLFAEQPHPRFPTLPAFSLTSASDILLARLARASAVDSHLRLARLLLLTRSRSLPLASILPLRFDLGLPYDFASSFPSSHSDLFAVSNNHISLSASRLPDDIAISSLQRRHAEAITGATYRDLSRPPSSSHAPLAFPMRFPRGYGGMKKVKAWMDDFHRLPYISPYDDASGIDPDSDIYEKRNIGLLHELLGLMVHKMVRRNAIRLLREELGLPHKFTRLFTRYPGVFYLSLKCKTTTLVLREGYERGKLVEKHPLAAVRDKVQYVMRTGVLYRGKGLSKLVLDEDDDEEEGTLDGDEEFQGEGMDEDADVECFGMEIVDDDGPGNDDYDERDSYD from the coding sequence atgcAGAAGGTGCGGCTCAAGTGGGTGAAGAACCGTGGGCTAGACCACATCATCGACCGGACCACCTCCATCCGCGCGTCCTGCCTCATGCTCGACTACCTCGCCCGCCAGCCGTCGTCCCCGGTGCCGGCCCGCGCCCTCGCGCGCTTCCAGAAGCCGCTCGGCCTCACCGTCCCCGTGCTCCGCTTCCTCCGCCGCCACCCGACCCTCTTCGCCGAGCAGCCGCACCCGCGCTTCCCCACCCTCCCCGCCTTCTCCCTCACCTCCGCCTCCGACATCCTCCTCGCGCGCCTCGCCCGCGCCTCCGCCGTAGACTCCCACCTCCGCctcgcgcgcctcctcctcctcacccgctCCAGGTCGCTCCCGCTGGCCTCCATCCTCCCGCTCCGCTTCGACCTCGGCCTGCCCTACGACTTcgcctcctccttcccctcctcccaCTCCGACCTCTTCGCCGTCTCCAATAACCACATCTCGCTCTCCGCCTCCCGCCTCCCCGACGACATCGCCAtatcctccctccagcgccgccacgCCGAGGCCATCACCGGGGCGACCTACCGCGACCTGTCCCGCCCGCCGTCCTCGTCGCATGCCCCCCTCGCGTTCCCGATGCGGTTCCCGCGTGGGTACGGAGGGATGAAGAAGGTCAAGGCCTGGATGGACGATTTCCACCGGCTGCCTTACATCTCCCCGTATGATGATGCCTCAGGGATCGACCCTGACAGCGACATCTACGAGAAGAGGAACATTGGTTTGCTGCATGAGTTGCTCGGGCTGATGGTGCACAAGATGGTCCGGAGGAATGCCATCCGGTTGCTCCGCGAGGAGCTTGGCCTGCCTCACAAGTTCACGAGGTTGTTTACGCGGTATCCTGGAGTGTTCTACCTGTCGTTGAAGTGCAAGACGACGACACTGGTGCTTCGTGAGGGGTATGAGAGGGGGAAGCTTGTGGAGAAGCACCCCCTCGCGGCGGTGAGGGACAAGGTACAGTATGTGATGCGCACTGGCGTGTTGTACCGTGGGAAGGGCTTGTCCAAGCTGGTTTTAgacgaggatgacgatgaagaGGAGGGTACACTGGATGGAGATGAGGAGTTTCAAGGAGAGGGGATGGATGAGGATGCTGATGTTGAGTGCTTTGGTATGGAGATTGTGGATGACGACGGGCCTGGCAATGATGATTATGATGAACGCGATAGTTATGATTGA
- the LOC119359760 gene encoding uncharacterized protein LOC119359760 produces the protein MAHIHVESMQTAVPTRVALERGRTLPIAVTGPPIAAAELQHRFRAVLYYRERLEGEAMAQLEQAAWVQESLSEALADHPKMAGRLWRRHAGGGEGPWDWDVKLCDAGVRLLMASADTTLTAFLEAEDRASKEPALALSTDVEAKDPEKCSPFVMQLTWFRGGGYAIGACCSLLLADPLSFINFLKSWARTHAQVQAQNKLVPNQMLRYTRYFRNPRAATRRLRSIPLVSVAGDAATTVLFRVVGDAPGRRALAEACVAQASEKLGVEKPTRFTVLAGDGLGGLNVLRSCAGGDGETTTTTTTPPGHLLRDACWQEAGLEEAVLDGCKPVHVSCGIVSPGAEEGIVVVMQAGGGAELLISATVPSGK, from the exons ATGGCGCATATCCACGTCGAGTCCATGCAGACCGCCGTCCCGACGCGCGTCGCGCTGGAGCGCGGGCGGACGCTGCCCATCGCCGTGACCGGCCCGCCGATCGCGGCCGCGGAGCTGCAGCACCGGTTCCGCGCGGTGCTCTACTACCGCGAACGGCTGGAGGGCGAGGCGATGGCGCAGCTGGAGCAGGCCGCGTGGGTGCAGGAGTCGCTCAGCGAGGCGCTGGCCGACCACCCGAAGATGGCCGGGCGGCTGTGGCGGCGGCACGCCGGCGGCGGCGAAGGGCCGTGGGACTGGGACGTGAAGCTCTGCGACGCCGGCGTGCGGCTGCTCATGGCGTCGGCGGACACGACCTTGACCGCGTTCCTGGAGGCGGAGGACCGCGCGAGCAAGGAGCCCGCGCTGGCGCTCTCGACGGACGTGGAGGCCAAGGACCCCGAGAAGTGTTCCCCTTTCGTCATGCAG TTGACGTGGTTCCGGGGCGGCGGCTACGCCATCGGCGCGTGCTGCAGCCTGCTCCTCGCCGACCCGCTGTCTTTCATCAACTTCCTCAAGTCGTGGGCGCGCACGCACGCGCAGGTGCAGGCGCAGAACAAGCTCGTCCCCAACCAGATGCTGCGGTACACGCGCTACTTCCGAAACCCACGCGCCGCCACCAGGCGTCTCAGGTCCATCCCCCTCGTCtccgtggccggcgacgccgcgacCACCGTGCTCTTCAGGGTCGTCGGCGATGCGCCAGGCCGCCGCGCGCTGGCCGAGGCGTGCGTCGCGCAGGCCAGCGAGAAGCTGGGGGTCGAGAAGCCGACGCGGTTCACGGTTCTCGCCGGCGATGGCCTGGGAGGGCTGAACGTCCTGCGCTCCTGCGCGGGAGGTGACggggagacgacgacgacgacgacgacgcctccGGGGCACCTGCTTCGGGACGCGTGCTGGCAAGAGGCCGGTCTCGAGGAGGCCGTGCTGGATGGGTGCAAGCCCGTGCACGTCTCGTGCGGCATCGTCTCGCCGGGTGCCGAGGAGGGTATTGTCGTCGTGATGCAGGCAGGGGGCGGTGCCGAGCTCTTAATCAGTGCGACTGTTCCGAGCGGGAAGTGA
- the LOC119355965 gene encoding vegetative cell wall protein gp1-like yields the protein MALVPLLLSLLLVSCAAQSPSASKAAPVGAFPPQTFAAAPTTVKSPPQASSPSQVSAAPPTFSAASPSQVSAAPPTTSAASPSQVSAAPPTTVAASAPQVSAVPPTVTASAPQAAAVAPPTTAASPQFAAASAPTKSFAAAPLTATSPAASTVASPPFTATSSPPVSAPPLAVTAAPPAMPPTVAAPLPAPVAAPMATPPATAPPAMAPSPLLMAPVATPIATPTMAPAPAPMSPAPAPLSPAPTPAPIFAPTPSPTMAPEPAPAMAPELSPIMAPSLSPLGSLSPALAPVAEEDSAAGSARAGVAALVAMAAAGLVVLF from the coding sequence ATGGCGCTCGTTCCTCTCCTCCTCTCGCTGCTCCTCGTCTCCTGCGCCGCGCAGTCGCCGTCCGCGTCCAAGGCTGCCCCGGTCGGCGCCTTCCCGCCGCAGACGTTCGCCGCGGCGCCGACAACGGTGAAATCACCGCCGCAGGCCTCCTCGCCGTCGCAGGTGTCTGCAGCGCCGCCGACGTTCTCGGCCGCCTCGCCGTCACAGGTGTCTGCGGCACCGCCGACGACCTCGGCCGCCTCGCCGTCACAGGTGTCTGCAGCACCTCCGACGACCGTCGCTGCCTCGGCGCCACAGGTGTCTGCCGTGCCGCCGACCGTCACCGCCTCGGCGCCGCAGGCTGCGGCGGTAGCTCCGCCGACAACGGCTGCCTCGCCGCAGTTTGCTGCCGCGTCAGCTCCGACAAAGAGCTTCGCCGCTGCACCACTCACAGCCACGTCGCCTGCGGCGTCCACTGTTGCCTCTCCGCCATTCACTGCCACCTCATCGCCACCCGTCTCTGCACCCCCTCTCGCAGTGACCGCGGCCCCTCCGGCGATGCCACCCACCGTCGCCGCGCCGCTTCCGGCCCCAGTGGCCGCACCCATGGCAACACCACCGGCCACCGCGCCTCCCGCAATGGCTCCGTCACCCCTGCTCATGGCTCCCGTGGCAACGCCCATCGCCACACCAACAATGGCCCCCGCACCGGCGCCCATGTCACCGGCACCGGCGCCCCTTTCACCGGCACCGACACCGGCTCCGATCTTCGCCCCGACTCCGTCGCCCACGATGGCACCGGAGCCGGCGCCGGCCATGGCGCCCGAGCTGTCGCCCATCATGGCCCCTTCGCTCTCCCCGCTCGGCTCGCTGTCGCCCGCGTTGGCGCCCGTGGCAGAGGAGGACTCGGCGGCCGGGAGCGCGCGCGCCGGCGTCGCCGCGCTCGTGGCCATGGCGGCCGCGGGGCTCGTGGTCTTGTTTTAA
- the LOC119359759 gene encoding blue copper protein-like, producing MAQAGVALALCALLLHGVAWEARAASYTVGNSAGWDISADLQSWAAAKIFNVGDVLVFTYSKTHTLDEVDAAGFKSCSAANALLSSSDGNTTVPLTAGGDRYFICGHHMHCLGGMKLHVHVTSPAGSTPQGAPAGTGAGAGAPLASPGAALGPAGGTDDDAGIPRLDLGGSHRVGVVWPALTALWLCLAAALLA from the exons ATGGCCCAAGCTGGCGTCGCTCTCGCGCTGTGCGCCCTGCTCCTCCACGGCGTCGCCTGGGAGGCGCGGGCGGCGTCGTACACCGTCGGGAACAGCGCCGGCTGGGACATCAGCGCCGACCTCCAGTCGTGGGCCGCCGCCAAGATATTCAACGTCGGCGACGTTCTAG TGTTCACGTACTCCAAGACCCACACCCTGGACGAGGTGGACGCGGCGGGGTTCAAGAGCTGCAGCGCCGCCAACGCGCTGCTCTCCAGCAGCGACGGCAACACGACGGTGCCCCTGACGGCCGGCGGCGACCGGTACTTCATCTGCGGCCACCACATGCACTGCCTCGGCGGCATGAAGCTGCACGTGCACGTCACCTCGCCAGCCGGCTCCACGCCGCAGGGAGCCCCCGCGGGAACCGGAGCCGGCGCCGGCGCCCCGCTGGCAAGCCCGGGCGCCGCTCTCGGCCCGGCCGGCGGCACCGACGACGACGCCGGCATCCCCAGGCTCGACCTCGGCGGATCGCACCGGGTGGGGGTCGTGTGGCCCGCGCTGACGGCGTTGTGGTTGTGCCTAGCTGCGGCTCTGCTTGCAtga